Proteins co-encoded in one Hyla sarda isolate aHylSar1 chromosome 4, aHylSar1.hap1, whole genome shotgun sequence genomic window:
- the POP7 gene encoding ribonuclease P protein subunit p20 produces the protein MAEQTPPTHECPPTHRRRPAPRPPRGPNDIYVNTKTDFRAQLSRCRRLLESGGQKELRVHGLGLAIGRAINLALQLQLSMPETLLLSTSTSTVELTDDMEAEGGEDGEPGVRNRNNSAIHIRVYRAHEESAGV, from the coding sequence ATGGCTGAACAGACGCCGCCTACACACGAGTGCCCCCCTACACATCGCCGCCGCCCAGCTCCGCGCCCGCCCCGTGGGCCTAATGACATTTATGTGAACACAAAGACCGATTTCAGGGCCCAGCTGTCCCGGTGCCGTCGCCTGCTGGAGAGCGGAGGGCAGAAGGAGCTGAGGGTGCACGGGCTGGGCCTCGCCATCGGCCGCGCCATCAACCTGGCCCTACAGCTGCAGCTGTCCATGCCCGAGACCCTCCTCCTGTCCACCAGCACCTCCACCGTGGAGCTGACCGACGACATGGAGGCCGAGGGTGGGGAGGACGGAGAACCTGGGGTCCGCAACCGGAACAACTCTGCTATACACATCCGGGTGTACCGAGCGCATGAGGAGTCAGCGGGTGTATAG